The following coding sequences are from one Comamonas koreensis window:
- a CDS encoding benzoate/H(+) symporter BenE family transporter, with protein sequence MRFFKDMSASALIAGFVTVLVGLTSSIAIVFQAAQSFGATPAQVSSWVWSLGIGVGLCCWVPSILLRKPVVVAWSTPGAAVLATAGATGAFGMGDAIGAFIISAVLIALVGMTGWFERLMNRIPIAIASALLAGVLTRFGLDAFAAAQTNTWLVVAMLVTYLLGRRLLPRYAVMLTLAVGIVVALLQHKIQWSAVQPGLTMPVFTMPSFSWQAAISLALPLFVVTMASQNLPGVAIIRGSGYDLPISKLITMTGLATLLLAPFGAFGINLAAITAAICMGPESHPDKARRYAAAVVCGVIYVLIGWFGVVIAGLLTAFPHELVVAIAGIALLGTIGGGLHTALQGEQYREAALITFLVAVSGVTIAGVGSAFWGVAAGSLALFVQHYGKRRSA encoded by the coding sequence ATGCGGTTTTTCAAGGACATGAGCGCATCGGCGCTCATCGCAGGCTTTGTCACGGTGCTGGTGGGCCTGACCAGCTCCATTGCGATTGTGTTCCAGGCGGCGCAAAGCTTTGGCGCCACGCCGGCGCAGGTCTCGTCCTGGGTCTGGTCGCTGGGCATCGGTGTCGGTCTGTGCTGCTGGGTGCCCAGCATCTTGCTGCGCAAGCCGGTGGTCGTGGCCTGGTCCACGCCCGGGGCCGCGGTGCTGGCCACGGCCGGCGCCACCGGGGCGTTTGGCATGGGTGATGCCATTGGCGCCTTCATCATCAGTGCGGTATTGATTGCGCTGGTAGGCATGACGGGCTGGTTTGAGCGGCTGATGAACCGCATCCCGATTGCGATTGCCTCGGCCTTGCTGGCGGGCGTGCTGACCCGCTTTGGCCTGGATGCCTTTGCCGCCGCGCAGACCAATACCTGGCTGGTGGTGGCCATGCTGGTCACCTACCTGCTGGGCCGGCGCCTGCTGCCGCGCTATGCGGTCATGCTCACCTTGGCAGTCGGCATTGTGGTGGCGCTGCTGCAGCACAAGATCCAGTGGTCTGCCGTGCAGCCGGGCCTGACGATGCCGGTGTTCACCATGCCCAGCTTCAGCTGGCAGGCCGCCATCAGCCTGGCGCTGCCGCTGTTTGTGGTTACGATGGCCTCGCAGAACCTGCCGGGCGTGGCCATCATCCGGGGCTCGGGCTATGACCTGCCTATCTCCAAGCTGATCACGATGACGGGCCTGGCCACCTTGCTGCTGGCACCCTTTGGCGCCTTTGGCATCAACCTGGCGGCCATCACCGCCGCCATCTGCATGGGGCCGGAATCCCACCCCGACAAGGCCAGGCGCTATGCCGCCGCTGTGGTCTGCGGTGTCATCTATGTGCTGATTGGCTGGTTCGGGGTCGTCATTGCGGGACTGCTGACCGCATTCCCGCATGAGCTGGTGGTGGCGATCGCCGGCATTGCCCTGCTGGGCACCATCGGGGGCGGGCTGCACACGGCCTTGCAAGGCGAGCAGTACCGCGAAGCGGCGCTGATCACCTTCCTGGTGGCGGTGAGCGGCGTAACAATAGCCGGAGTGGGATCGGCCTTTTGGGGCGTGGCCGCAGGCAGCCTTGCGCTTTTTGTGCAACATTACGGCAAGCGCCGCTCGGCTTGA
- a CDS encoding potassium transporter Kup, with the protein MQHNNKSALPALTLGAIGVVYGDIGTSVLYSLKEVFGSGHVPFTHDNVYGVLSILFWTLTLIVSLKYVVLVLRADNNGEGGLIAMLALASQAVKDKPKLRSVLMLVGIFGTCLFYGDGVITPAISVLSAVEGLEVVSPGFKSWVIPLTLVVLLLLFWVQKRGTAGIGKFFGPIMVVWFICIAALGVWNIVDHPQVLWALSPHHALGFIGRHPGISFIILGAVVLCVTGAEALYADMGHFGRKPIRLAWFSVAMPSLVLNYFGQGALVLENAEAVKNPFFMLAPGWALLPLVLLATMATVIASQALITGAFSVTKQVIQLGYLPRIQILHTSVRDTGQIYIPFVNWSLFLTIVLAVILFKSSSNMAAAYGIAVTLDMTITTVLTFFVLRYGWKYALWMALAPTVFFFCIDITFFASNLLKLFDGGWFPLAIGLCLFVVMMTWKRGRELVYQKLHADGIDLQSFLQMVLQAPPTRVPGTAVFMTSDAHVVPTALLHNLKHNKVLHEQNMFVNIVYHEVPWIGLEKRAVIEPLGGDCWRVQLNYGFKNDVDVPNALHQLRGHGCDTGQMVTSYFLSRDVFVPTDKTSAGMAPWRQKLFAQMHHNAAGAAEFLLLPSNSVVELGSKLEI; encoded by the coding sequence GTGCAACACAACAATAAATCCGCACTGCCCGCGCTGACCCTAGGCGCCATCGGGGTGGTGTATGGCGATATTGGCACCAGCGTGCTGTATTCGCTCAAAGAGGTGTTTGGCTCAGGCCATGTGCCTTTCACCCACGACAACGTCTATGGCGTGCTGTCCATCCTGTTCTGGACCTTGACGCTGATCGTCTCGCTCAAATATGTGGTCCTGGTGCTGCGGGCGGACAACAACGGCGAGGGCGGGCTGATTGCGATGCTGGCACTGGCCTCGCAAGCGGTCAAGGACAAGCCCAAGCTGCGCTCGGTGCTGATGCTGGTCGGCATCTTTGGCACCTGCCTGTTCTACGGCGATGGCGTGATCACGCCTGCGATCTCGGTGCTCTCGGCCGTCGAAGGCCTGGAGGTGGTCTCGCCCGGCTTCAAGTCCTGGGTGATTCCGCTCACCTTGGTGGTCTTGCTGCTGCTGTTTTGGGTGCAAAAGCGGGGCACGGCGGGCATCGGCAAGTTCTTCGGGCCCATCATGGTGGTCTGGTTCATCTGCATTGCCGCCTTGGGCGTCTGGAACATTGTGGACCACCCGCAGGTGCTGTGGGCGCTCAGCCCGCACCATGCGCTGGGCTTTATCGGCCGGCATCCGGGCATCAGCTTCATCATTCTGGGCGCCGTGGTGCTCTGCGTGACCGGGGCGGAGGCCTTGTATGCCGACATGGGCCATTTTGGCCGCAAGCCGATTCGCCTGGCATGGTTCAGTGTAGCCATGCCGTCCCTGGTGCTCAATTACTTTGGCCAGGGCGCGCTGGTGCTGGAGAACGCCGAGGCAGTGAAGAACCCCTTCTTCATGCTGGCGCCCGGCTGGGCGCTGCTGCCCCTGGTGCTGCTCGCGACGATGGCGACGGTGATCGCATCGCAGGCGCTGATCACCGGCGCGTTCAGCGTCACCAAGCAGGTCATCCAGCTCGGTTACCTGCCGCGCATCCAGATCCTGCACACCAGCGTGCGTGACACGGGGCAGATCTACATCCCCTTTGTGAACTGGAGCCTGTTCCTGACCATTGTGCTGGCAGTGATCCTGTTCAAATCCAGCAGCAATATGGCGGCGGCCTACGGGATTGCGGTGACCCTGGACATGACCATCACCACGGTGCTCACCTTCTTTGTATTGCGCTATGGCTGGAAATATGCGCTGTGGATGGCGCTGGCGCCGACGGTGTTCTTCTTCTGTATAGACATCACTTTCTTTGCCTCCAATCTGCTCAAGCTGTTCGATGGCGGCTGGTTCCCGCTGGCCATCGGTCTGTGCCTGTTTGTCGTGATGATGACCTGGAAGCGCGGGCGTGAGCTGGTCTACCAAAAGCTGCATGCCGATGGCATCGACCTGCAGTCCTTCCTGCAGATGGTGCTGCAGGCGCCGCCCACGCGGGTGCCGGGCACGGCGGTGTTTATGACGTCTGACGCCCATGTGGTGCCCACGGCCTTGCTGCACAACCTCAAGCACAACAAGGTGCTGCATGAGCAGAACATGTTCGTCAACATCGTCTACCACGAGGTGCCCTGGATCGGCCTGGAAAAGCGCGCGGTGATCGAGCCGCTGGGCGGCGACTGCTGGCGCGTGCAGCTGAACTACGGCTTCAAGAACGATGTGGATGTGCCCAATGCGCTGCACCAACTGCGCGGCCATGGCTGCGATACCGGGCAGATGGTGACCAGCTACTTCCTCTCGCGCGATGTGTTTGTGCCCACGGACAAGACCAGCGCTGGCATGGCACCTTGGCGGCAGAAGTTGTTTGCCCAGATGCACCACAATGCAGCAGGTGCGGCAGAGTTCCTGCTGCTGCCGAGCAACAGCGTGGTGGAGCTGGGCTCGAAACTCGAAATTTAA